One Actinomyces marmotae DNA window includes the following coding sequences:
- a CDS encoding DUF3117 domain-containing protein yields MAAMKPRTGDGPLEVVKEGRAIIMRMPLEGGGRLVVEITPDEIKALKDALATVKV; encoded by the coding sequence ATGGCTGCCATGAAGCCCCGTACCGGGGACGGCCCCCTGGAGGTCGTCAAGGAGGGACGCGCCATCATCATGCGCATGCCCCTCGAGGGCGGCGGCCGCCTGGTCGTCGAGATCACCCCTGACGAGATCAAGGCCCTCAAAGACGCACTGGCCACTGTCAAGGTCTGA